One segment of Streptomyces sp. NBC_00576 DNA contains the following:
- a CDS encoding glycoside hydrolase family 31 protein: MNQPAETRPPSGTVSLAQSSPTVGTFRERDGALEWSGRQETVRIEPWGPDAVRVRTRLGGPVLEGLPGALLDEPEATPYTVKIEDGQGQLTVGALTVEVSAEGLIRFLRTDDAAELLAEERAHFWWPGSRLYTAVGNGYHRLEQRFAAYEDEKLYGLGQHQHGLFDQKGVVLDLVQRNAEVSVPVLTSSRGYTLLWNSPAIGRVELAGNGTRWVADSARQIDYWITAGQPADAQRRYSAVTGRTPMLPEWAAGFWQCKLRYRTQDELLDVAREYKRRGLPLRAIVCDFFHWTHLGEWKFDPAEWPDPAAMVRELEEMGVKLVVSVWPSVSPLSENHQLMEQRGYFIGTQYGPMAHADWPDKGVASTVQVAFYDATNPEAREFVWSKVRDNYLAPYGITAFWLDACEPELKPGFPENLRYWAGPGLEVGNLYPVENARTFYEGLIASGEDEVISLNRSAWAGSQRYGAALWSGDIGVDFPTLRRQIAAGLNTALSGIPWWNTDIGGFHGGDPDDPAYQEVMVRWFQFGTLSPLMRLHGFRDPGMPLGPDMTGGPNEVWSYGEKAGAILERYVHLRERLKPYVLRVMREAHEEGLPVMRPLLLEFPDDPATWSVDDAYLFGPDLLVAPVLTAGATSRTAYLPAGATWTDAWTGEAYEGGAAVTVDAPLDRIPLFLRDGASLPIAE, from the coding sequence GTGAACCAGCCCGCCGAAACCCGGCCCCCGTCAGGCACGGTCAGCCTCGCGCAGTCCTCCCCCACCGTCGGCACGTTCCGTGAGCGGGACGGCGCACTGGAGTGGAGCGGCCGTCAGGAGACCGTACGGATAGAGCCCTGGGGCCCGGACGCGGTCCGGGTCCGGACACGGCTCGGCGGGCCCGTCCTGGAGGGGCTTCCGGGTGCCCTGCTGGACGAGCCGGAGGCGACGCCGTACACCGTCAAGATCGAGGACGGGCAGGGGCAGTTGACCGTCGGCGCGCTGACCGTCGAGGTGAGCGCCGAGGGGCTGATCCGCTTTCTGCGCACCGATGACGCGGCCGAGCTGCTCGCCGAGGAGCGGGCGCACTTCTGGTGGCCGGGCTCGCGCCTCTACACGGCGGTCGGCAACGGTTACCACCGGCTGGAGCAGCGGTTCGCCGCCTACGAGGACGAGAAGCTGTACGGGCTCGGCCAGCATCAGCACGGTCTGTTCGACCAGAAGGGTGTCGTGCTGGACCTGGTGCAGCGCAACGCCGAGGTGTCCGTGCCGGTGCTCACCTCCAGCCGCGGCTACACCCTGCTGTGGAACAGTCCGGCGATCGGGCGGGTGGAGCTCGCGGGCAACGGGACGCGCTGGGTGGCGGATTCGGCCCGGCAGATCGACTACTGGATCACCGCCGGACAGCCGGCCGACGCCCAGCGGCGCTACAGCGCGGTGACGGGACGTACGCCGATGCTGCCGGAGTGGGCGGCGGGCTTCTGGCAGTGCAAGCTGCGTTACCGCACGCAGGACGAACTCCTCGACGTGGCACGGGAGTACAAGCGGCGCGGGCTGCCGTTGCGCGCCATCGTGTGCGACTTCTTCCACTGGACGCATCTGGGCGAATGGAAGTTCGACCCGGCCGAGTGGCCCGACCCGGCTGCCATGGTGCGCGAGTTGGAGGAGATGGGCGTCAAACTCGTCGTCTCTGTCTGGCCTTCGGTGTCGCCGCTCTCCGAGAACCACCAACTCATGGAGCAGCGAGGCTACTTCATCGGCACGCAGTACGGCCCGATGGCGCACGCCGACTGGCCGGACAAGGGCGTCGCGTCCACCGTCCAGGTCGCCTTCTACGACGCGACGAACCCGGAGGCCCGCGAGTTCGTGTGGTCGAAGGTCCGCGACAACTACCTTGCCCCGTACGGCATCACGGCCTTCTGGCTGGACGCCTGCGAGCCGGAGCTGAAGCCGGGCTTCCCGGAGAACCTGCGGTACTGGGCAGGCCCCGGCCTTGAGGTCGGCAACCTGTACCCGGTCGAGAACGCCCGCACCTTCTACGAGGGCCTGATCGCGTCCGGCGAGGACGAGGTGATCAGCCTCAACCGTTCGGCGTGGGCGGGCAGTCAGCGCTACGGCGCCGCCCTGTGGTCCGGTGACATCGGCGTCGACTTCCCGACCCTGCGCCGCCAGATCGCGGCCGGTCTCAACACCGCCCTCTCCGGCATCCCCTGGTGGAACACCGACATCGGCGGCTTCCACGGCGGCGATCCGGACGACCCGGCGTACCAGGAGGTGATGGTCCGCTGGTTCCAGTTCGGCACACTGTCCCCGCTGATGCGCCTGCACGGCTTCCGCGACCCGGGCATGCCGCTGGGCCCCGACATGACCGGCGGCCCCAACGAGGTGTGGTCGTACGGTGAGAAGGCCGGCGCGATCCTGGAGCGGTACGTCCATCTGCGGGAGCGCCTGAAGCCGTACGTGCTGCGGGTCATGCGCGAGGCGCACGAGGAGGGGCTGCCGGTGATGCGCCCGCTGCTCCTGGAGTTCCCGGACGACCCGGCGACGTGGTCGGTCGACGACGCCTATCTCTTCGGCCCCGACCTGCTGGTCGCCCCGGTCCTGACGGCGGGCGCGACGAGCCGTACGGCGTACCTTCCGGCGGGGGCGACGTGGACGGACGCGTGGACGGGTGAGGCGTACGAGGGCGGGGCGGCCGTGACGGTCGACGCGCCGCTGGACCGTATCCCGCTGTTCCTGCGGGACGGGGCGAGTCTCCCGATCGCCGAGTAG
- a CDS encoding glycoside hydrolase family 12 protein, which produces MASHTRTLSRITKALLAPALALGATVGLASAPASAAVWSTCDQWGNTSLNGYTLYNNIWGSGAGSQCIWANSGTNWGVNANHPNTGGIKSYPDSKKVINKTITSLGSLSSSYNVTVPSSGAYNTSYDIWDTDHDYEIMLWVNKTGAVGPLGTSQGNVTLGGHSWTVYKGTNGANEVFSFIRTSNSTSGTVNVLPILKWIKDTKGWFGNETIGDVQFGFEITSSSGGLNFTTNNLTVSSS; this is translated from the coding sequence ATGGCATCACATACCCGCACCCTGAGCCGCATCACCAAGGCCCTACTGGCCCCCGCTCTCGCGCTCGGCGCCACCGTCGGTCTCGCCTCAGCCCCCGCCTCGGCCGCCGTCTGGAGCACCTGCGACCAGTGGGGCAACACCTCACTGAACGGCTACACCCTCTACAACAACATCTGGGGCTCCGGCGCCGGCAGCCAGTGCATCTGGGCCAACTCCGGTACCAACTGGGGCGTCAACGCCAACCACCCCAACACCGGCGGCATCAAGTCCTACCCCGACTCCAAGAAGGTGATCAACAAGACGATCACCTCGCTCGGTTCGCTCTCCAGCAGCTACAACGTCACGGTCCCGTCGTCCGGCGCGTACAACACGTCGTACGACATCTGGGACACCGACCACGACTACGAGATCATGCTCTGGGTCAACAAGACCGGAGCAGTCGGCCCGCTCGGCACCTCGCAGGGCAACGTAACGCTGGGCGGCCACAGCTGGACCGTCTACAAGGGCACCAACGGCGCGAACGAGGTCTTCTCGTTCATCCGCACCTCGAACTCGACGTCCGGCACGGTCAACGTCCTGCCGATCCTCAAGTGGATCAAGGACACCAAGGGCTGGTTCGGCAACGAGACGATCGGTGACGTGCAGTTCGGGTTCGAGATCACCTCGTCCTCCGGTGGACTGAACTTCACCACCAACAACCTGACGGTCAGCAGCAGCTGA
- a CDS encoding beta-galactosidase — protein MPGLGDATRGRILFGGDYNPEQWPEETWHEDVRLMKEAGVNSVTLGVFSWAKLEPRPGAREFGWLDRLMDLMHDNGIGVVLATPTSSPPPWMGRLHPETLPVAEDGRIEWWGGRQHFSHSSAVYRRYAAAITEDLAARYGGHPALTMWHINNEYCTYDWGDESAAAFRRWLQDRYGTLDGLNTAWGTAFWSQGYSDWYEILPPRLPHYMRNPTQVLDFKRFTSDALLECYLAERDIVRRHTPHLPVTTNFMPMWVGQDAWRWAQEEDVVSVDLYPDPRDPLGAQQGALVQDMTRSQARGAWMLMEQAAGPVNWRGVNHPKPRGLNRLWSLQAVARGADAVCYFQWRQSRQGAEKFHSGMVSHAGEHGRTFQEVKQLGVELAAISGEVTGSHTPGDIAVLHDWHAWWGGAQEGRLSSEADYPQVVRAWHRALWEAHLATDFAHPEHDLSAYRLVVVPQLYLLTDTAIDNLLAYVRGGGTLVCGFLTGVADEDDRVRPGGMDARLRELFGLRTLHEWWPLDAGTTVEVDGFQGHLWSEELEADDADEVTPYKGGELDGLPAVLRKGRAWYLSTLPEPDALRDLLARIGADAGVRPVLDGLPAGVEAVRRGELLFVLNHGSDPVTVQVPGVHRDLLTGGIVLDEVSLGRYGVAVLKP, from the coding sequence ATGCCGGGGCTCGGTGACGCCACTCGGGGGCGGATCCTCTTCGGCGGCGACTACAACCCCGAGCAGTGGCCCGAGGAGACCTGGCACGAGGACGTCCGGCTGATGAAGGAGGCCGGCGTCAACTCCGTCACCCTCGGCGTCTTCTCCTGGGCGAAGCTCGAACCCAGGCCCGGAGCAAGGGAGTTCGGCTGGCTGGACCGGCTGATGGACCTGATGCACGACAACGGCATCGGCGTCGTCCTGGCCACGCCCACCTCCTCGCCGCCGCCCTGGATGGGCCGACTGCACCCGGAGACGCTGCCCGTCGCCGAGGACGGCCGGATCGAATGGTGGGGCGGGCGCCAGCACTTCTCGCACTCCAGCGCCGTCTACCGCCGCTACGCCGCCGCCATCACCGAGGACCTGGCCGCCCGCTACGGCGGCCATCCCGCCCTCACCATGTGGCACATCAACAACGAGTACTGCACCTACGACTGGGGCGACGAGTCGGCCGCCGCGTTCCGCCGCTGGCTGCAGGACCGGTACGGCACGCTGGACGGCCTCAACACCGCCTGGGGAACGGCGTTCTGGAGCCAGGGGTACAGCGACTGGTACGAGATCCTGCCGCCCCGCCTCCCGCACTACATGAGGAACCCCACCCAGGTACTCGACTTCAAACGCTTCACGTCCGACGCGCTCCTGGAGTGCTACCTCGCGGAACGCGACATCGTCCGCCGCCACACCCCGCACCTCCCGGTCACCACCAACTTCATGCCGATGTGGGTGGGACAGGACGCCTGGCGCTGGGCCCAGGAGGAGGACGTCGTCTCCGTCGACCTCTACCCCGACCCGCGTGACCCGTTGGGCGCCCAACAGGGCGCGCTCGTGCAGGACATGACCCGCTCGCAGGCGCGCGGCGCGTGGATGCTGATGGAGCAGGCGGCCGGTCCGGTCAACTGGCGGGGCGTCAACCACCCCAAGCCGCGCGGCCTCAACCGCCTCTGGTCGCTCCAGGCAGTGGCGCGCGGCGCCGACGCCGTCTGCTACTTCCAGTGGCGCCAGTCCCGGCAGGGCGCCGAGAAGTTCCACTCCGGCATGGTCAGCCACGCGGGTGAACACGGCCGTACCTTCCAGGAGGTAAAGCAGCTCGGCGTCGAACTCGCCGCCATCAGCGGTGAGGTGACGGGCAGTCATACTCCCGGCGACATCGCCGTTCTCCATGACTGGCACGCCTGGTGGGGCGGCGCCCAGGAGGGGCGGCTCTCCTCCGAGGCGGACTACCCACAGGTCGTACGGGCCTGGCACCGGGCCCTGTGGGAGGCGCACCTCGCCACGGACTTCGCCCATCCCGAGCACGACCTGTCGGCCTACCGGCTCGTCGTGGTACCGCAGTTGTACCTGCTCACGGACACGGCGATCGACAACCTCCTCGCCTATGTACGCGGCGGCGGCACCCTCGTCTGCGGTTTCCTGACCGGAGTCGCCGACGAGGACGACCGGGTCAGGCCCGGCGGCATGGACGCCCGGCTGCGCGAGCTCTTCGGGCTGCGCACCCTGCACGAGTGGTGGCCGCTGGACGCGGGTACGACCGTCGAAGTGGACGGCTTCCAAGGGCACCTGTGGTCCGAGGAACTGGAGGCCGACGACGCCGACGAGGTCACCCCGTACAAGGGCGGCGAACTCGACGGGCTGCCCGCGGTACTGCGCAAGGGGCGCGCCTGGTACCTCTCCACGCTCCCCGAGCCCGACGCGCTGCGGGATCTCCTCGCCCGGATCGGCGCCGACGCCGGCGTCCGACCGGTACTGGACGGGCTGCCCGCCGGGGTCGAGGCGGTCCGGCGCGGTGAGCTGCTCTTCGTGCTCAACCACGGGTCCGACCCGGTGACCGTCCAAGTGCCCGGTGTCCACCGGGACTTGCTGACCGGCGGCATCGTCCTGGACGAGGTCTCGCTGGGCCGGTACGGAGTGGCGGTGCTGAAGCCGTGA
- a CDS encoding LacI family DNA-binding transcriptional regulator, with amino-acid sequence MVTLAEVAQHAGVSASTVSYVLSGKRSISAGTRQRVEQSIQQLGYHPNAGARALASNRSNIIALMVPLRTDMYVPVMMEIAIAVATNARTHGYDVLLLTGEEGPDAVRRVTGSGLADAMILMDVELDDERLPLLRGTDQPSVLIGLPAATEGLTCVDLDFGATGALCAEHLAKLGHRDIAVIGEAPAVYERHTGFAERTLDGLRSRSRGLGVRVLHRPCEGGYDAMTVTLARIFDERPGTTGFVVQNESAVEPLLALLRQQGRAVPEDVSVIAVCPDQVATQASVRLTSVAIPAQEMGRRAVELLIAKLEGHGSDEVALIAPELTVRASTGPAPVTS; translated from the coding sequence ATGGTCACTCTCGCCGAGGTCGCCCAGCACGCCGGAGTCTCGGCGAGCACGGTGAGCTATGTCCTCAGCGGCAAGCGGTCCATCTCCGCGGGCACCCGGCAGCGGGTCGAGCAGAGCATCCAACAGCTCGGCTACCACCCGAACGCGGGCGCCCGGGCGCTGGCGAGCAACCGTTCCAACATCATCGCCCTGATGGTCCCGCTGCGTACGGACATGTACGTGCCGGTGATGATGGAGATCGCCATCGCGGTCGCCACCAACGCCCGCACCCATGGGTACGACGTGCTCCTGCTCACCGGCGAGGAGGGCCCCGACGCCGTGCGCAGGGTGACCGGCAGCGGGCTCGCCGACGCGATGATCCTGATGGACGTCGAACTCGACGACGAGCGGCTGCCGTTGCTGCGCGGGACGGACCAGCCGTCCGTGCTCATCGGACTGCCGGCCGCCACCGAGGGCCTGACCTGCGTCGACCTCGACTTCGGGGCCACTGGCGCACTGTGCGCCGAGCACCTCGCGAAGCTCGGGCACCGCGACATCGCTGTCATCGGCGAGGCGCCCGCGGTCTACGAACGGCACACCGGTTTCGCCGAGCGCACGCTCGACGGACTCCGGTCCCGGTCAAGGGGGTTGGGGGTGCGGGTGCTGCACCGGCCGTGCGAGGGCGGGTACGACGCGATGACGGTGACCCTGGCCCGGATCTTCGACGAACGGCCGGGCACCACGGGGTTCGTCGTGCAGAACGAGTCGGCGGTCGAACCACTCCTCGCGCTGCTGCGCCAGCAGGGACGGGCGGTGCCGGAGGACGTGTCGGTCATCGCCGTCTGCCCGGACCAGGTCGCCACCCAGGCCTCGGTGCGGCTGACGTCCGTCGCCATTCCGGCGCAGGAGATGGGGCGCCGCGCGGTGGAACTGCTGATCGCGAAGCTCGAAGGGCACGGGAGCGACGAAGTCGCTCTGATAGCACCCGAGTTGACGGTGCGGGCGAGTACGGGACCGGCTCCGGTCACTTCCTGA
- a CDS encoding sulfotransferase family protein, with amino-acid sequence MSAAPLPLTLANLLLRPALGSRRHPDRVFDRIADKAGRADGDEWFVDGFRPLLAEWAADAELSPVGWQSAQAHVRRHLTNRARIRRLIAEHPAIAQEPIDKPVFVVGLPRTATTLTHGVLSLSDDHRCPRLWELLAPGLAPSPRERQKAVTTARRTLDGTYLLSPRFREIHPMTAEGPEECTFLLPHALVPLSQARLPEYHAQQFGRDFVPDYRHLKECLQVLQYGRPRRRWILKSPMHTGNLDALRTVFPDATLVWTHRDPATAVASFCSLVECGMAISRRTVDLHALGATWLDLLSRSVQRGLAARAGIPREAVVDVPYSWLGSDPAAGAPKLYAAVGARWTDADAAQLPDAATRHKGSRPHRYDLARYGLTPDDVDAAFADYNALRAEVDRA; translated from the coding sequence GTGTCTGCCGCTCCCCTCCCTCTGACGCTGGCCAACCTGTTACTGCGGCCCGCGTTGGGTTCCCGGCGCCACCCGGACCGCGTGTTCGACCGCATCGCCGACAAGGCGGGTCGGGCGGACGGGGACGAGTGGTTCGTCGACGGCTTTCGGCCGCTGCTCGCCGAGTGGGCGGCCGACGCGGAGCTGTCGCCGGTCGGCTGGCAGTCCGCGCAGGCGCATGTCCGCAGGCATCTCACCAACCGGGCCCGGATCCGGCGGCTGATCGCCGAGCATCCCGCCATCGCCCAAGAGCCCATCGACAAGCCGGTGTTCGTGGTGGGTCTCCCGCGCACCGCCACCACGCTCACCCACGGCGTGCTGTCCCTCTCCGACGATCACCGCTGCCCCCGGCTGTGGGAACTGCTCGCCCCCGGCCTCGCACCGTCACCCCGCGAGCGACAGAAAGCGGTCACGACCGCGCGCCGGACGCTCGACGGCACGTATCTGCTCAGCCCGCGCTTCCGCGAGATCCACCCCATGACCGCCGAGGGCCCCGAGGAGTGCACCTTCCTCCTGCCGCACGCCCTGGTGCCGCTGTCCCAGGCCCGGCTGCCGGAGTACCACGCCCAGCAGTTCGGGCGGGACTTCGTCCCCGACTACCGCCACCTCAAGGAGTGCCTTCAGGTGCTCCAGTACGGCCGGCCGCGCCGCCGCTGGATCCTCAAGTCCCCCATGCACACCGGGAATCTCGACGCCCTGCGCACCGTGTTCCCCGATGCCACGCTCGTGTGGACCCACCGCGACCCGGCGACGGCCGTCGCCTCGTTCTGCAGCCTGGTCGAGTGCGGTATGGCCATCTCCCGGCGCACGGTCGACCTGCACGCCCTCGGCGCCACCTGGCTCGACCTGCTCAGCCGCTCCGTGCAGCGCGGACTCGCGGCCCGGGCCGGCATCCCCCGCGAGGCGGTGGTGGACGTGCCGTACTCCTGGCTCGGCTCCGACCCCGCCGCGGGCGCCCCGAAGCTCTACGCCGCCGTCGGAGCCCGCTGGACCGACGCCGATGCCGCCCAGCTCCCCGACGCCGCCACCCGCCACAAGGGCAGTCGCCCCCACCGCTACGACCTGGCCCGGTACGGGCTCACCCCCGACGATGTAGACGCGGCCTTCGCCGACTACAACGCGCTTCGGGCCGAGGTCGACCGCGCCTGA
- a CDS encoding glycosyl hydrolase family 95 catalytic domain-containing protein, with translation MTAGGPVHGTWETRPAARWEDGYLSGNGRHGALVFGDPDADRVVVTHHTLVRPNGSEHARPPQLADQLAALQDRLLAGDTTAAESFTDGRELQWVQPFHPAFQVRLRGGAPTGEARDYRRSVDFASGVTEAECAGWRSRVFVSRADDVIVQYVTSDTGGPGLTLDIDLDHRLPGAPAELGVGQSVVRTPEGALLTLRARYPDSDRAYTGVTLVVSTGGGTTLTPPGVRVEGAESVLLLTRVVRHLGELDTVEDARALRELLPDADGEQWSGEQAYDRLLARHTPLHGTAYHRVTLDLAADEAERALPGAELLTRAKSPALLERLFAAGRYHLLSASGMLPPRLVGLWTGDWNTAWSGAFTNDANLNLQTASAVAGALPEVTEAHASLIHRQIGDWRENARAIFGARGVAAPAHTDGESGLTYHFDREYPLQLWTAGADWLLKPLVDHDDTEGVRDPRTAALLAEVALFYEDFLTRTDPRADADGQLVVVPSYSPENRPANASWGTVNAAMDLSAARHALLTAADHHPDDPERADRWRALADRLPPHRVNADGALAEWAWPGLDDTYDHRHLSHLYGVWPLDEINPYDTPDLAAAAYRALQLRGAENDSAHGHLHHALIAARLRDGERVTHALGQVLDGDFFHASLMSAHYPGRDVYNADAAHALPAVLIEALIQSTPDRLVLLPALPAACPTGRLRGVRTRFGAEVDLDWGPGRGRAVVRPTRTHRIDLRTSSGARTLDLVAGEDRVLDLGPR, from the coding sequence GTGACAGCCGGCGGACCCGTCCACGGAACCTGGGAAACACGCCCCGCGGCCCGCTGGGAGGACGGCTACCTGAGCGGCAACGGCCGCCATGGCGCCCTCGTGTTCGGCGACCCGGACGCCGACCGTGTCGTCGTCACGCACCACACCCTCGTCCGCCCGAACGGCAGCGAGCATGCCCGCCCGCCCCAGCTGGCGGACCAACTGGCCGCCCTCCAGGACCGGTTGCTGGCCGGGGATACCACGGCCGCCGAGAGCTTCACCGACGGGCGGGAGCTGCAATGGGTGCAGCCCTTCCACCCCGCGTTCCAGGTGCGGCTGCGCGGAGGAGCACCGACGGGGGAGGCGCGCGACTACCGGCGGTCCGTCGACTTCGCCAGTGGGGTCACCGAGGCCGAGTGTGCCGGGTGGCGCAGCCGGGTCTTCGTGTCCCGCGCGGACGACGTCATCGTCCAGTACGTCACCAGTGACACCGGCGGCCCTGGCCTCACCCTCGACATCGACCTCGACCACCGACTCCCGGGCGCCCCCGCGGAGTTGGGTGTCGGCCAGAGCGTGGTGCGCACCCCCGAGGGCGCTCTGCTCACCCTCCGCGCCCGGTACCCGGACAGCGACCGCGCGTACACCGGCGTGACCCTCGTCGTGTCCACGGGCGGCGGTACGACCCTGACTCCGCCCGGCGTGCGGGTAGAGGGCGCGGAGTCCGTGCTGCTGCTGACCCGGGTCGTCCGGCACCTCGGCGAACTGGACACGGTGGAGGACGCCCGGGCCCTGCGTGAACTGCTGCCGGACGCGGACGGTGAGCAGTGGTCGGGCGAGCAGGCCTACGACCGCCTCCTCGCCCGCCACACCCCCCTGCACGGCACCGCCTACCACCGCGTCACCCTCGACCTCGCCGCCGACGAGGCTGAACGCGCCTTGCCCGGCGCGGAGTTGCTCACCCGCGCCAAGAGCCCCGCCCTCCTGGAACGCCTCTTCGCCGCCGGCCGCTACCACCTGCTCTCCGCCAGCGGAATGCTCCCGCCCCGTCTGGTCGGCCTGTGGACCGGCGACTGGAACACCGCCTGGTCGGGAGCGTTCACCAACGACGCCAACCTCAACCTGCAGACCGCGTCGGCAGTGGCCGGCGCGCTCCCCGAAGTCACCGAGGCCCACGCCTCCCTGATCCATCGGCAGATCGGCGACTGGCGGGAGAACGCCCGCGCGATCTTCGGCGCCCGGGGCGTGGCCGCGCCCGCGCACACCGACGGCGAGTCCGGGCTGACGTACCACTTCGACCGTGAGTACCCGCTCCAGCTGTGGACGGCCGGCGCAGACTGGCTGCTCAAGCCGCTCGTCGACCACGACGACACCGAGGGCGTCCGTGATCCGCGCACGGCCGCCCTGCTCGCCGAAGTCGCGCTGTTCTACGAGGACTTCCTCACCCGGACCGATCCCCGCGCCGACGCCGACGGACAGCTCGTCGTCGTCCCCTCCTACTCGCCCGAGAACCGCCCGGCCAACGCGAGCTGGGGCACCGTCAACGCCGCCATGGACCTCTCGGCGGCCCGGCACGCCCTGCTCACCGCTGCCGACCATCACCCCGACGACCCCGAACGGGCAGATCGCTGGCGGGCGTTGGCCGACCGGCTGCCACCGCACCGTGTCAACGCCGACGGCGCGCTCGCCGAATGGGCGTGGCCCGGCCTCGACGACACCTACGACCACCGTCACCTCAGCCATCTCTACGGTGTCTGGCCCCTCGACGAGATCAACCCGTACGACACCCCAGACCTGGCCGCCGCCGCGTACCGCGCCCTCCAGCTCCGGGGCGCCGAGAACGACTCGGCCCACGGACACCTGCACCACGCGCTGATCGCGGCCCGCCTCCGTGACGGCGAACGGGTCACCCACGCCCTCGGTCAGGTGCTCGACGGCGACTTCTTCCACGCCTCGCTGATGAGCGCGCACTATCCGGGGCGGGATGTCTACAACGCGGACGCCGCCCACGCCCTGCCGGCGGTACTGATCGAGGCGCTCATCCAGTCGACCCCCGACCGGCTGGTCCTCCTGCCCGCGCTCCCGGCGGCCTGCCCCACGGGCCGACTCCGGGGCGTACGGACACGGTTCGGCGCCGAGGTCGACCTCGACTGGGGGCCGGGGCGTGGCCGGGCCGTCGTACGCCCCACCCGAACCCACCGGATCGACCTAAGGACTTCCTCCGGCGCACGAACGCTCGATCTCGTCGCCGGAGAAGACCGCGTCCTCGACCTGGGGCCGCGGTAA